In one window of Synchiropus splendidus isolate RoL2022-P1 chromosome 15, RoL_Sspl_1.0, whole genome shotgun sequence DNA:
- the si:ch211-257p13.3 gene encoding kinesin-like protein KIFC3 isoform X2, whose translation MAVMSHLLSFLEQYSHFQQLQQQAERYRVQLKRHRVQHRRQMKALRASYRQRLRDKDSVISSLEEAVGPLSEGECSGGGVHRLVESLSALQGEKSRLRGELRLLHSQLEQTDGDRLARVQAFEQQIDELKSCIEEREEELSRLRTASGATDSEKRALCLSAENQTLKQSLAVTQGLLQQLSAVPSQPSTSLLEENESLRGRVQQLEISLQQRADQLSHLQRQSEWREREREERARELQRQLDRERGKEPAVKLVTQTVEVESPATIKTLSRVRQKNELLSSKLADQSERCRQLEEQISKSDQHSCNLQHKIAAYEREISRLREELMKEIGHLEERKAEAVKAAASCSEEHLQDLQQQFSCLRRRLTSLPPTLRCVKTDYASLRSQVRNFSDFYGAAIKEAKKQISAAISEMSEANKDLLEKYRKEVALRRKYHEQLVELRGNIRVLCRVKPVLKEDQHQEGQSVVVTAHPNNLTVLSKGKSRVFELDKVFHPQATQEEVFQEIEPLVVSCIDGYHVCIFAYGQTGSGKTYTMEGNAEHPGINRRALKHLFSEVEERKDMWSYTISVSSVEIYNEVLRDLLSKEGDKLDIKLNPDGTGQLHVPGLRVLEVKSLQHIKKVLATARRNRITFGTQMNQHSSRSHALLCITVRGTDLATGAKTTGKLNLVDLAGSERVWKSGAEGERLKEAQNINRSLLALGDVIQALRGRQTHVPFRNSRLTYLLQDSLGKGSKTAMVVQVSALESNVGETLCSLKFAQRVCKVELGPAARKLEAGGGHCD comes from the exons ATGGCCGTGATGAGCCACTTGCTGAGTTTCCTGGAGCAGTACTCGCacttccagcagctccagcaacaAGCCGAGCGGTACCGCGTACAGCTCAAGAGGCACCGCGTCCAGCACCGGCGGCAGATGAAGGCCCTGCGTGCCTCCTACCGCCAGCGACTCCGGGACAAGGACAGCGTCATCAGCAGCCTGGAAGAGGCCGTCGGCCCGCTGAGTGAGG gtgaGTGTAGCGGCGGTGGAGTCCACAGGCTGGTGGAGTCTCTGTCCGCTCTCCAGGGTGAGAAGAGCAGGCTGAGAGGGGAGCTGCGGCTCCTCCACTCGCAGCTGGAGCAGACAGACGGAGACCGACTCGCTCGCGTCCAGGCCTTTGAGCAGCAG ATCGACGAGCTGAAGAGTTGTATCgaggagcgggaggaggagCTGTCCAGACTGAGGACTGCAAGT GGTGCCACCGACTCAGAGAAGAGGGCGCTGTGTCTGTCTGCGGAGAACCAGACTCTCAAGCAAAGTCTGGCTGTGACTCAGggtctcctgcagcagctgagcgCCGTCCCCTCGCAGCCCAGCACCTCGCTCCTCGAG GAGAACGAGAGCCTGCGCGGCCgagtgcagcagctggagatcTCTCTTCAGCAGCGAGCCGATCAGCTGTCACACCTGCAGCGGCAGAGCgagtggagagagagggagagagaggagcgcGCGAGGGAGCTGCAGCGGCAGCTGGACAGAGAGCGAGGCAAGGAGCCGGCAGTGAAG TTGGTGACTCAGACCGTGGAGGTGGAGTCTCCCGCCACCATCAAGACGCTGAGCAGAGTCCGTCAGAAGAACGAGCTGCTGTCCAGCAAGCTGGCCGATCAGAGCGAGCGATGCagacagctggaggagcagatcAGCAAGTCGGACCAGCACAGCTGTAACCTGCAGCACAAG ATTGCAGCTTATGAGCGAGAGATCAGTAGGTTGAGGGAAGAGCTAATGAAGGAGATCGGAcacctggaggagaggaaggcagAGGCCGTGAAGGCTGCGGCCAGCTGCTCAGAGGAGCACCTTcaggacctgcagcagcagttcTCCT GTCTGCGGAGGCGCCTGACGTCGCTGCCGCCCACTCTGCGCTGCGTGAAGACGGACTACGCCAGCCTCCGCAGCCAGGTCCGAAACTTCTCCGACTTTTATGGAGCAGCTATTAAGGAGGCCAAGAAGCAG ATTTCCGCTGCCATCAGTGAAATGTCTGAAGCCAACAAAGATCTCCTGGAGAAATACAGGAAGGAGGTGGCCCTCCGAAGAAAGTACCACGAGCAGCTGGTGGAGCTCAGAG GGAACATCCGAGTGCTGTGTCGGGTGAAGCCGGTGCTCAAGGAGGACCAGCACCAGGAGGGTCAGTCCGTGGTGGTGACCGCACACCCCAACAATCTGACCGTGCTGAGCAAAGGGAAGAGCCGCGTCTTTGAGCTGGACAAGGTCTTCCATCCCCAGGCCACTCAGGAAGAG GTCTTTCAGGAGATCGAGCCTCTGGTCGTCTCCTGCATCGATGGATATCACGTCTGCATCTTCGCCTATGGGCAGACGGGCTCGGGGAAAACCTACACCATGGAG GGCAACGCCGAGCACCCAGGCATTAACCGAAGAGCCCTGAAGCATCTGTTCTccgaggtggaggagaggaaggacatGTGGAGCTACACCATCTCCGTCAGCTCGGTGGAGATCTACAACGAAGTGCTGAG GGATCTGCTCAGCAAGGAGGGCGACAAACTGGACATCAAACTCAACCCGGATGGAACGGGACAGCTGCACGTGCCCGGACTCCGAGTGCTGGAGGTCAAGAGCTTGCAGCATATTAAAAAG GTCCTGGCCACAGCCCGCAGGAACAGGATCACCTTTGGTACACAGATGAACCAGCACAGCTCCCGCTCCCATGCTCTGCTCTGCATCACCGTCCGGGGCACCGACCTCGCCACCGGCGCCAAAACCACAG GAAAGCTGAACCTGGTGGACCTGGCGGGCTCGGAGCGCGTGTGGAAATCTGGGGCGGAGGGAGAGCGGCTGAAGGAGGCGCAGAACATCAACCGCTCCCTGCTGGCTCTGGGAGACGTGATCCAGGCGCTGAGAGGACGACAGACTCACGTCCCCTTCAGGAACTCCCGCCTCACCTACCTCCTGCAGGACTCCCTCGGGAAAGGCAGCAAGACGGCCATGGTGGTGCAG GTGTCTGCCCTGGAGAGCAACGTGGGCGAGACGCTTTGCTCGCTCAAGTTCGCCCAGAGAGTCTGCAAAGTGGAGCTGGGTCCTGCAGCCAGGAAGCTGGAGGCCGGGGGGGGACACTGCGACTGA
- the ccdc12 gene encoding coiled-coil domain-containing protein 12 yields the protein MEKEVGSLQEQALKRKERLKALRNKQLHGQDQEDGEPEQKKAALEDAEQERHREIKLRNYTPEDEELKERQVPKAKPASVEDKVKEQLEAANPEPIIQEVDLANLAPRKPDWDLKRDVAKKLEKLERRTQRAIAELIRDRLRGSEEELAGAVGAVGVAEGDSD from the exons atgGAGAAAGAAGTTGGTTCGCTGCAGGAACAGGCGCTCAAGAGGAAAGAAAGACTCAAGGCTTTGCGGAATAAGCAGCTTCAC GGCCAAGACCAAGAGGACGGTGAACCCGAGCAGAAGAAAGCGGCGCTGGAGGACGCGGAGCAGGAAAGGCATCG ggaGATCAAGTTAAGGAACTACACCCCTGAGGatgaggagctgaaggagaggCAGGTCCCCAAAGCCAAGCCTGCATCAG TTGAGGACAAAGTCAAAGAGCAGTTGGAGGCTGCGAATCCAGAGCCCATCATTCAAGAAGTG GACCTAGCGAACCTCGCCCCAAGAAAACCGGACTG GGATCTGAAGCGTGACGTGGCAAAGAAGCTGGAGAAGTTGGAGAGAAGAACACAAAGAGCCATTGCAGAACTCATCC GCGATCGTCTGCGAGGCAGCGAGGAGGAGCTCGCCGGGGCAGTTGGAGCCGTGGGGGTCGCAGAAGGAGACTCCGACTGA
- the si:ch211-257p13.3 gene encoding kinesin-like protein KIFC3 isoform X1 — protein sequence MYAFYSLLVYIFYTVFKEKEAAEGPQGATAEEQGAVSVETESRRRDGSTPKLRKRPLFGDSSSSSDELSLSDDEEEEAGPDVPACTPLAAFLSFKQESEKRKASQEPAGKLTESPLMAVMSHLLSFLEQYSHFQQLQQQAERYRVQLKRHRVQHRRQMKALRASYRQRLRDKDSVISSLEEAVGPLSEGECSGGGVHRLVESLSALQGEKSRLRGELRLLHSQLEQTDGDRLARVQAFEQQIDELKSCIEEREEELSRLRTASGATDSEKRALCLSAENQTLKQSLAVTQGLLQQLSAVPSQPSTSLLEENESLRGRVQQLEISLQQRADQLSHLQRQSEWREREREERARELQRQLDRERGKEPAVKLVTQTVEVESPATIKTLSRVRQKNELLSSKLADQSERCRQLEEQISKSDQHSCNLQHKIAAYEREISRLREELMKEIGHLEERKAEAVKAAASCSEEHLQDLQQQFSCLRRRLTSLPPTLRCVKTDYASLRSQVRNFSDFYGAAIKEAKKQISAAISEMSEANKDLLEKYRKEVALRRKYHEQLVELRGNIRVLCRVKPVLKEDQHQEGQSVVVTAHPNNLTVLSKGKSRVFELDKVFHPQATQEEVFQEIEPLVVSCIDGYHVCIFAYGQTGSGKTYTMEGNAEHPGINRRALKHLFSEVEERKDMWSYTISVSSVEIYNEVLRDLLSKEGDKLDIKLNPDGTGQLHVPGLRVLEVKSLQHIKKVLATARRNRITFGTQMNQHSSRSHALLCITVRGTDLATGAKTTGKLNLVDLAGSERVWKSGAEGERLKEAQNINRSLLALGDVIQALRGRQTHVPFRNSRLTYLLQDSLGKGSKTAMVVQVSALESNVGETLCSLKFAQRVCKVELGPAARKLEAGGGHCD from the exons ATGTATGCCTTCTACTCCCTTTTGGTCTACATCTTCTACACGGTCTTCAAGGAAAAGGAGGCCGCAGAGGGGCCGCAAGGAGCCACGGCAGAA GAGCAGGGAGCCGTTTCCGTGGaaacagagagcaggaggagagatggCTCCACCCCCAAATTAAGGAAAAGGCCTCTCTTCGGTGATTCCA gcagcagcagtgatgagtTGTCTCtcagtgatgatgaagaagaggaggccgGTCCAGACGTCCCAGCGTGCACCCCTCTGGCTGCCTTCCTGTCCTTCAAGCAGGAGTCAGAGAAGAGGAAAGCCTCCCAAGAGCCCGCGGGGAAG CTGACAGAGTCGCCCCTGATGGCCGTGATGAGCCACTTGCTGAGTTTCCTGGAGCAGTACTCGCacttccagcagctccagcaacaAGCCGAGCGGTACCGCGTACAGCTCAAGAGGCACCGCGTCCAGCACCGGCGGCAGATGAAGGCCCTGCGTGCCTCCTACCGCCAGCGACTCCGGGACAAGGACAGCGTCATCAGCAGCCTGGAAGAGGCCGTCGGCCCGCTGAGTGAGG gtgaGTGTAGCGGCGGTGGAGTCCACAGGCTGGTGGAGTCTCTGTCCGCTCTCCAGGGTGAGAAGAGCAGGCTGAGAGGGGAGCTGCGGCTCCTCCACTCGCAGCTGGAGCAGACAGACGGAGACCGACTCGCTCGCGTCCAGGCCTTTGAGCAGCAG ATCGACGAGCTGAAGAGTTGTATCgaggagcgggaggaggagCTGTCCAGACTGAGGACTGCAAGT GGTGCCACCGACTCAGAGAAGAGGGCGCTGTGTCTGTCTGCGGAGAACCAGACTCTCAAGCAAAGTCTGGCTGTGACTCAGggtctcctgcagcagctgagcgCCGTCCCCTCGCAGCCCAGCACCTCGCTCCTCGAG GAGAACGAGAGCCTGCGCGGCCgagtgcagcagctggagatcTCTCTTCAGCAGCGAGCCGATCAGCTGTCACACCTGCAGCGGCAGAGCgagtggagagagagggagagagaggagcgcGCGAGGGAGCTGCAGCGGCAGCTGGACAGAGAGCGAGGCAAGGAGCCGGCAGTGAAG TTGGTGACTCAGACCGTGGAGGTGGAGTCTCCCGCCACCATCAAGACGCTGAGCAGAGTCCGTCAGAAGAACGAGCTGCTGTCCAGCAAGCTGGCCGATCAGAGCGAGCGATGCagacagctggaggagcagatcAGCAAGTCGGACCAGCACAGCTGTAACCTGCAGCACAAG ATTGCAGCTTATGAGCGAGAGATCAGTAGGTTGAGGGAAGAGCTAATGAAGGAGATCGGAcacctggaggagaggaaggcagAGGCCGTGAAGGCTGCGGCCAGCTGCTCAGAGGAGCACCTTcaggacctgcagcagcagttcTCCT GTCTGCGGAGGCGCCTGACGTCGCTGCCGCCCACTCTGCGCTGCGTGAAGACGGACTACGCCAGCCTCCGCAGCCAGGTCCGAAACTTCTCCGACTTTTATGGAGCAGCTATTAAGGAGGCCAAGAAGCAG ATTTCCGCTGCCATCAGTGAAATGTCTGAAGCCAACAAAGATCTCCTGGAGAAATACAGGAAGGAGGTGGCCCTCCGAAGAAAGTACCACGAGCAGCTGGTGGAGCTCAGAG GGAACATCCGAGTGCTGTGTCGGGTGAAGCCGGTGCTCAAGGAGGACCAGCACCAGGAGGGTCAGTCCGTGGTGGTGACCGCACACCCCAACAATCTGACCGTGCTGAGCAAAGGGAAGAGCCGCGTCTTTGAGCTGGACAAGGTCTTCCATCCCCAGGCCACTCAGGAAGAG GTCTTTCAGGAGATCGAGCCTCTGGTCGTCTCCTGCATCGATGGATATCACGTCTGCATCTTCGCCTATGGGCAGACGGGCTCGGGGAAAACCTACACCATGGAG GGCAACGCCGAGCACCCAGGCATTAACCGAAGAGCCCTGAAGCATCTGTTCTccgaggtggaggagaggaaggacatGTGGAGCTACACCATCTCCGTCAGCTCGGTGGAGATCTACAACGAAGTGCTGAG GGATCTGCTCAGCAAGGAGGGCGACAAACTGGACATCAAACTCAACCCGGATGGAACGGGACAGCTGCACGTGCCCGGACTCCGAGTGCTGGAGGTCAAGAGCTTGCAGCATATTAAAAAG GTCCTGGCCACAGCCCGCAGGAACAGGATCACCTTTGGTACACAGATGAACCAGCACAGCTCCCGCTCCCATGCTCTGCTCTGCATCACCGTCCGGGGCACCGACCTCGCCACCGGCGCCAAAACCACAG GAAAGCTGAACCTGGTGGACCTGGCGGGCTCGGAGCGCGTGTGGAAATCTGGGGCGGAGGGAGAGCGGCTGAAGGAGGCGCAGAACATCAACCGCTCCCTGCTGGCTCTGGGAGACGTGATCCAGGCGCTGAGAGGACGACAGACTCACGTCCCCTTCAGGAACTCCCGCCTCACCTACCTCCTGCAGGACTCCCTCGGGAAAGGCAGCAAGACGGCCATGGTGGTGCAG GTGTCTGCCCTGGAGAGCAACGTGGGCGAGACGCTTTGCTCGCTCAAGTTCGCCCAGAGAGTCTGCAAAGTGGAGCTGGGTCCTGCAGCCAGGAAGCTGGAGGCCGGGGGGGGACACTGCGACTGA